The genomic interval ATTTTTTACCGATCCCGGGAACCCTGGTGATATCTTCTTCCGACGCCTTTTTCAGGGCGTCGATACTCCCGAAATACTTAAGGAGCGCCAGTTTTCTTTTCTCGCCGATGCCGGCTATTCCATCGAGTAGAGAAGACGTCAGAGCTCTGTCCCTTACTTTTCTGTGATAGTTGATGGCAAAACGATGGGCTTCATCCCGTGCCCTTTTCAATAATGTCAGACCGCTGGACCCCGGGGGTACGGCGACGACTTTTCCCGAACTGTTATAGAGTTCATTGTATTTTTTCGCGAGCGCGAAGACCGGTATTTTGAGCTTTATCAGTTTGAGCGCCTCAAGTGCGGCGTTCAACTGACCTTTCCCGCCGTCGATCAACAGAAGATCGGGTTGTTTTTTTTCATTCATCAGGTCTTTTATACGGCGCATCACGATTTCTCTGATCATTGCGAAGTCGTTCTGTCCTTTCACCCGCTTGATCCTGTAGTGGCGGTAATGCTGCTTATCCGGTTTGCCGTCGCGGAAGACCACGGATGAACCGACGGCGAATTTTTCTTTCAGATTCGAAACGTCAAAGGTTTCTATCCAGCGTGGTGCTTTTTCCAGAGCGAGAATGTTCTGCAGCTCGATGATCGCGGGTGGTATTCGTTTTTTGAATATCTTTTTCGAGAGTTCGAGTTCGGCGTTCTTCTCCGCCCATTTTAAGAGCCGTTTGATTTCCCCGCGTCTGCCGGTTGATATTTTGACGTTCGTTCCTTTTTCTTTGAACCAGCGTGATTGTATCCGCCAGTCGGCGGGCATAGTCGAGATGACGAGTTCTTCGGGAATGAAGGAGATGTGGGTGTAGATCAGACGGATGAATGATGCGGCGATTTCTTCATCACCGATATGGGGATTGATCTTCAGAAAAAAGATCTCTTTTGCGATCAGTCGTCCTTCGCGTATTCGAAAGAGACAAGCGGCGCAGTTGAATCTACTGCGGCTGAAGGCGATGACATCACGGTTGCTCTTTGTGTTTGTGACCATCCGCTGATGCTGGAAGATTGTTCTGACCGCAAGGAGCTGGTCACGCAGCGCCGCCGCCGCCTCGAAATTTTCGTTTTCAGCGTGCTGCCACATCATCCTCTCTATTCCTTTTTCCAGTTCATTCGAGTTTCCCCTCAGGAATTTTATCGCTTTGTTCACCAGCCCTGCATACTCTTTTTCTGTTATCCGACCCGTACAGGGCGCACTGCACCTGCCGAGATGATACTGCAGACAGGGGCGTTTATGCGGTTTTTCCAGGTCTTTGGTGCAAGAGACGAGTTTGAAGATCCGGCACAGGGCGTCCCGCGTGCGTCTCAACGCCCGGGCGTTTGTATAGGGTCCGAAGATGAGTGAGCCGTCCGCTTTCAGGTCGCGGGTGAATATTATCCTCGGAAACCTTTCCTGGATGGTGATTTTGAGATACGGAAATTTTTTGTCGTCCTTCAGTCGAACGTTGTAACGAGGTTTATTCAACTTGATCAATGATTCTTCCAGGGTGAGTGCTTCGATATCCGAGTTGGTGATGATGATGTCGAGGTCGGCGGCTGCCGACATCAGGGTTTGTTCGCGAATCCTTTCCTTAGCGGGACTGAGATAGGAGGAGAGTCGATTTCTTAAATCCACTGCTTTGCCGATGTAGATGATCTTATTCCTTTTGTCCCGGAACATATAGACGCCCGGGGCGGCCGGTGCTGTTTTAATCTTTTTTATGACCGTTTGATTCAAGGCGGCCGACTGTTATCCTTTTACTACACCCAACGGTCTCATGCGCGCCACTTTTCTGGATATTCCGGCTTCGTGAACCGCATCCACCACCATATCGATGTCTTTATACGCCTCGGGAACTTCCTGCCTCAATACGTCATTGCTCGCCGACAGCACGAAGATTCCTTTATCGGCTAATTCTTTATCGATCCTGCGTCCCCTGGTTTGTTTCATCGCCTTTGAACGCGACATAAGCCGTCCGGCACCGTGACAGGTCGAGCCGAAGGTTTGTTCCATCGCCTTTTCAGTGCCCAGAAGCAGATAAGAGTGGGTTCCCATATCACCGGGGATGATGACCGGCTGGCCGATTTCCCTGTAGACTGCAGGGATTTCTTTATGTCCCGGAGCAAACGCCCGGGTCGCGCCCTTTCTGTGGACACAGACCTTTCTGGGTATCCCGTCTACTTTGTGGGTTTCAAACTTCGCGATGTTGTGGGCGACGTCGTAGATCAGGTGCATGCCCAGATCTTCAGCTTTTTTATTGAGCACCTGTTCAAATGCCTCTCGCACCCAGTGCATTATACATTGTCGGTTCGCCCAGGCGTAATTCGCCGCACATGCCATCTGTTCAAAGTATGTTCTGCCTTCAGGAGAGTCGATCGGAGCACATGCCAGCTGGCGGTCGGGAATCTCAATGCCGTATTTTTTAGTGACCCTGCCGAGTATCTTCACATTGTCGTCACAGACTTGATAACCGAGACCCCGCGAACCCGTATGTATCATCACGGTTACCTGACCGATTTCATCAATGCCCAGTGCCTTCGCCGATGTCGGATCATAGATGTCTTCGACGATCTGTATTTCGAGGAAGTGATTTCCCGCACCGAGTGTTCCGAGCTGCGGTCTGCCGCGTTCGATCGCCCTTTTCGAGACCCGATCCGGATCAGCACCCTGGAGCATACCCTCTTCTTCAATCCTTTCGATGTCTTCTTTCCATCCGAATCCCTTTTTAAGAGCCCATTGTGCGCCGTATTTCAACACCTCTTTCACTTCGCGGTCGTCGATTCTTATCTTTCCTTTGGAACCCACTCCTGAAGGAACGTTGTGGAAGAGTGCTTTTACCAGTTCTTTTATTCTGTTCTTTATATCATTGATGCGCAGGTCCGTGCGTAATATTCTCACTCCGCAGTTTATATCATATCCTACCCCACCGGGTGAGATAATTCCTTCTTTTACGTCAAAGGCGGCTACACCGCCGATCGGAAACCCGTATCCCCAGTGGATATCAGGCATCGCCATCGCATATCCGACAATACCCGGCAGCGTGGCTACGTTCGCCACCTGTTCTGGTGCATTGTCCTCTTTAATCTTTTGCAACATCTTTTCCGATGCATAGATCAAACCATCGGTTCTCATCCCCTCTTTGTAAGTTTTCGGAATTTTAAATCGATTGTTGTCTATTTTTATTAATTCACCATGCCACGCCATTGTATACCTCCTTGAATAAAATTATAATCCATTTGCCAGGGATGTCAATTGTATCTTTCTTATTCTGATACTTGACTTTCGCAAATTCTTTATTATCATAGAATCGTGAGCAGTACTTTACTACTTGTTTTTTTTATAGTAGGTTCCTTAGTTAAAGCCCGGGATCCCTTGGGTAATGACATCTCCGGCGACGAACAGGTCGGTTCTGTCGAGAGCGTTCTGAAGAACCCGATCATGGTGCGGGTTGTCGACGCCGACGGTAAACCGCAAGCCGGTGTTAGGGTTGAGTTCAAGATTCTGGATGAGCCGAAGGCGAATATTATCTCGAACAGATTTGCCCGGTTGAGCAAAAGAGAGGTGCTGACCGATAAAGACGGCTATGCAATGACCGAGTTGACCTTTGGAAAGACCAGAGGAACCTATTATGTGATTGCCCGGGCACAGGGTGAGAGTGTTGTCTTCAGAGAAAATGCCCTGGAAAAAAATTGGTTGCTTTTACTTCTCTTTTCACTCTTCGGCGGTCTGGGGATATTTATCTTCGGTTTGAATTACGGAAGTAAGGGATTGATTCGTGCAGCCGGAGCGAAGATGCGGGATCTTCTCTTCAGCCTGGCGAAGAACCGCTTTATGGCGCTGCTCATCGGCGTGGTCGTGACCGTAATACTCGGTTCAAGTACGGCAAGCTCGATCCTTTTGGTGAGATTCGCATCAAGCGGTATCATTATGCTGGAACAGGCGCTCGGTGTACTTATGGGGATAAACATCGGCACGACCATCACGGTTCAGATCCTCGCTTTCAAGGTCCTCGACTATGCAATCTTAATCGTTGGAATAGGATTTTTTATAATGCATCTCTTCCCGAAATTAAAGAATGCTGGGCAGGCTCTTTTCGGGCTGGGACTTCTCTTTTTCTCCCTGAAAATAATGTCGACGGCTACGGGTAATCTCAAATACCTGCCGAGTTTCAATAACGCGATTGCCGGTCTTGCTCAGTATCCTCTTGTGGGCATCATCGCCGCCGCACTCATCGCCTTTATCCTGCGCTCGAGCGCCGCGACGATCGGGATAGTGTTGATTCTTGCCTTTGATTCGTTGATTGATTTCCAGCAGGCGGTTCCCCTGATTCTGGGAGCGAACCTCGGAACGACCTTTTCCGCTCTCATCTCGGCGAACACCATTGAGGGTAGACGGGTTGCAGTCGGCCATCTTCTCTTCAATACGATTTCAATCATTCTGCTCTTTCCGTTTATTAAATATATACCACTTTTCCTCGATTTCATCGGCGGAGATTTATCACGGCGGATAGCCAATCTCCACACGATCTTCAATATATTCACCGCGGTCCTTTTTCTTCCTTTTGTGGTCCCTTTCGGAAAACTGCTCAAGGTTTTAGTGCGGGAATCACGCAGCGAGCGGCTGGCTGTTCATCGGCTTGATTCGACGTTCCTGTCGACTCCGGCAATCGCTCTCGGACAGGCGGCGCGTGAGATTCTGTATATGGCGGACATCACCATTAAGATGCTCGAAGATGCGATGTCGGTCTTCAAGAATCGGGATGATGCGCTGAGAAAGAAGATTGTCGAGACCGATGACGAGGTTGACTGCCTTGAAGAGGCTATTACTCCTTATCTCATAAAGATCAGTGAAGGTGAGATGGACAGCAGACTTTCCGCTTATCACAGGGTGCTGATGAACGCCGTGAATGAGATTGAAAATATCGGAGATGTGATTTCCAAAAAGCTGATGGTCTATGCAAAGAAACAGATAGACACCGGTTTTGTCTTTTCTGAAGAAGGAATCAGGGAGATCGAGCAGTATCATAAGTTCGTACTGACGACATTCCGCACCGCGGTGGACGCCCTTGCCACACGCGACCCCGAGCTCGCTAAAGAGGTGTTGAAGCGTAAAGAGATCGGCTATCGAACAGCGAAGGATATGAATGAGTTGCATCTGGATAGATTGAAGAGGGGGTTGAAGAAGAGTCTGGAAACGAGTACCATACACTTGGATTTGATCAGTGATCTTGAACGGATTAATTTCCACG from candidate division WOR-3 bacterium carries:
- the uvrC gene encoding excinuclease ABC subunit UvrC, translated to MNQTVIKKIKTAPAAPGVYMFRDKRNKIIYIGKAVDLRNRLSSYLSPAKERIREQTLMSAAADLDIIITNSDIEALTLEESLIKLNKPRYNVRLKDDKKFPYLKITIQERFPRIIFTRDLKADGSLIFGPYTNARALRRTRDALCRIFKLVSCTKDLEKPHKRPCLQYHLGRCSAPCTGRITEKEYAGLVNKAIKFLRGNSNELEKGIERMMWQHAENENFEAAAALRDQLLAVRTIFQHQRMVTNTKSNRDVIAFSRSRFNCAACLFRIREGRLIAKEIFFLKINPHIGDEEIAASFIRLIYTHISFIPEELVISTMPADWRIQSRWFKEKGTNVKISTGRRGEIKRLLKWAEKNAELELSKKIFKKRIPPAIIELQNILALEKAPRWIETFDVSNLKEKFAVGSSVVFRDGKPDKQHYRHYRIKRVKGQNDFAMIREIVMRRIKDLMNEKKQPDLLLIDGGKGQLNAALEALKLIKLKIPVFALAKKYNELYNSSGKVVAVPPGSSGLTLLKRARDEAHRFAINYHRKVRDRALTSSLLDGIAGIGEKRKLALLKYFGSIDALKKASEEDITRVPGIGKKYARIIYEALHI
- a CDS encoding RtcB family protein, which codes for MAWHGELIKIDNNRFKIPKTYKEGMRTDGLIYASEKMLQKIKEDNAPEQVANVATLPGIVGYAMAMPDIHWGYGFPIGGVAAFDVKEGIISPGGVGYDINCGVRILRTDLRINDIKNRIKELVKALFHNVPSGVGSKGKIRIDDREVKEVLKYGAQWALKKGFGWKEDIERIEEEGMLQGADPDRVSKRAIERGRPQLGTLGAGNHFLEIQIVEDIYDPTSAKALGIDEIGQVTVMIHTGSRGLGYQVCDDNVKILGRVTKKYGIEIPDRQLACAPIDSPEGRTYFEQMACAANYAWANRQCIMHWVREAFEQVLNKKAEDLGMHLIYDVAHNIAKFETHKVDGIPRKVCVHRKGATRAFAPGHKEIPAVYREIGQPVIIPGDMGTHSYLLLGTEKAMEQTFGSTCHGAGRLMSRSKAMKQTRGRRIDKELADKGIFVLSASNDVLRQEVPEAYKDIDMVVDAVHEAGISRKVARMRPLGVVKG